The following are from one region of the Endozoicomonas sp. 4G genome:
- the phnR gene encoding phosphonate utilization transcriptional regulator PhnR — MGQGKSQYQIIRTALNEQIESGVLKPGSKLPSERLLSEQFSTTRVTLRESLSSMEADGLVYREDRIGWFVSPERVTYDPTVNTNFHTMVSHQGRVPGTRMLHADRIPAPARVQKLLEVTPLTSVYRLQRLRSVDGRNVLYIENYMNPAYFPGLLEHDLSQSLSDIYREHYNRHYTRVRFRLYPVGLNAEASSHLKVTTGSSGLLIERTNYDQSGVLIDCDFEYWRQDAVVIAADTTVNSNISNNSN, encoded by the coding sequence ATGGGACAGGGAAAAAGTCAGTATCAAATCATCCGTACTGCCCTGAACGAGCAGATCGAAAGTGGTGTATTAAAGCCGGGGAGCAAACTGCCCTCGGAGCGATTGTTGAGTGAACAATTCAGCACCACCCGCGTTACGCTCAGGGAATCTCTGTCGTCTATGGAAGCCGACGGACTGGTCTATCGCGAAGATCGCATAGGCTGGTTTGTCTCTCCGGAAAGAGTGACCTATGATCCCACGGTGAATACTAACTTTCATACCATGGTCAGCCACCAGGGCAGAGTACCGGGCACCCGGATGCTCCATGCCGATCGGATACCGGCCCCTGCCCGAGTGCAAAAATTGCTTGAGGTGACACCTCTGACCTCGGTGTATCGACTGCAACGCCTTCGTTCAGTGGATGGCCGAAATGTCCTGTACATTGAAAATTACATGAATCCTGCCTACTTCCCGGGCCTGCTGGAACACGATCTGTCCCAATCGCTGTCTGATATCTATCGGGAACATTACAACCGCCACTACACCCGGGTTCGTTTCAGATTGTACCCGGTGGGCCTGAATGCCGAGGCGTCTTCTCACCTCAAAGTCACCACAGGCAGCTCCGGATTGCTGATTGAGCGAACCAACTACGACCAGTCCGGTGTCCTGATTGACTGTGACTTTGAATATTGGCGACAGGATGCAGTGGTGATTGCCGCTGACACCACTGTCAATTCGAACATTTCAAACAATTCGAACTAA